Part of the Paenibacillus kyungheensis genome, ACTAGTATAACCCCTATATGACACTATTATATATCATTCTACAATTTTCTACATTTTTTTCAAATCGTAATAGTTATTATTAAATCATATTCAGTGTAATATGCCAAGTTAAAATTTTCAAATTTGCAAAAATAAATAAAAGCTTCTGTCATTTCCTTTAATTTTCAGGAAATAACAAAAGCTTTGTATACATGGTTATTCTACTCTTCTTCGCCTTCTTGTGAAGCCAATCGACGCTCTGTAGCTGCTCTTGTATCTATCGCTTCGCTAATAACCAGAGCAAGATCTTCATTTCCATACATCGACAATACACCGAATAATGTGTCATCAGGAATATCGCCTGCTTCTTCTTTGGGCACTGTCAAATTAATTCCTTGTTGTAGACGTGGATTATCTACCTGATCTGGATAAGCGGTCTGGTACAATTCTTTAGCATCAAATCCACGATTTACACACCACTGAGCAAATACCAGAATCATCATATCTTCATCTTGACGATAGCTTTGTACAATCTGCTCTTCTCTTAATTTCTGTTGCTCTTTGCTTGTTAGGTTGTCGTAATCATAATCATCCATCATATTGCATCCTTTCGAGGTGAACTATTTCTGTTGTTTATAAATCAGACGTTAATCGATCTGCTAAAATATGTGATTCCAATACCAGATCTGCGCGTATACTGCATTGTTCAGGCGTTGATAAACGATCTAGAAAATGATCAATCACTCCCATAAATCCGCGCCGTTCCCATATCGTCTCCCAGCTACCAAATTGTTGCTGCTGTGGTAACATATCTTTTTCATATAAATAAGCACTATCCATATTCATCACTTCGGCAGAACGTCCGCCACCATGCAAAATCAATCTTTCCATATCAATCCCTGCACTGCGAGCCATCGTATAGCTTCCGTATCGTCCATTACCTAACGACAACATGCCAGAAGCATGAAGCATCGGACCGTTGCCATTTCCTTGCTGACGAAGCTGATGAGCCATAACCGTATACGTGTCATTACCCAACCACATTAATAAATCCAACATATGGATCAGATCATCATATACCGTTTCTTTAGCAGGTACACTTTGTAAACGGGTACGATGTTTGACCACTTCGCACAATTCAAACCCGCCTGCTTCAGCTAGCCAGGCATAAGCATTCATATATAATGGAGCAAAACGACGATTAAATCCAACCGCAAGCAACAAATCTTTTTGCTCTGCTGTTGAGGTCATCTGGCGTGCTTCTTCTATATTATAAGATAACGGTTTATCCACATATACAGGCAATCCATATTGCAGACATTTCATTACAATATCATAATGCGTCGAAGTTGGGCTATGTACAAATACCGCATCCAGTTCCCACTTTTGAATATCTTCAATGTCAGTACTTCCTTTTGTCAGTCGAAATGTATCCATCGTCTGGCGTACAGTCTGCTCTGAATGACTGATAATTCCTACGACTTCTATATCTACACGATTGATCAGCAATGGCAAATACACTTTACGAGCAATATCCCCTATCCCGATCAAAGCGATCCGTTTGCGTTTTATATGTTTATTCTCGTGTTCTGTCATCATCTAATCTCCTTTGATCACAAGTATATGTATCTATCTCACCACTACTTCTACTATAGAAGCAATATCAAAAAGATAAAAGTAATTTTTAAATTTTATCTTTTTTTGTATTTATTTTGAAATTTCATATGGTTTTAAGCTATAACTCATGTGAATTTAATCGCAAAGCTTATAATAAGAGTATACAACATGACAGAACAAATATTTTAAAAATAACATCAAAAAAAATATACATCATCTATTGCAATTGTCGAATCATGGTGGTATATTTATATCATAAAGTTACTAAATGAAAGTAAGTTATAAAAAATTATGTAATTACAGAGGAGAAAATATCATGAACACAACATTTAAAAAAGTCTTATTGTCTACTGCTTTAGCTACTAGCCTGGGAGCTGTTGCTCTTGTTGCACCTATGGGAGCAAGCCAAGTATCGGCTGCTGCTGATACAAGTAATCACCAAAAAGCAAAAGACAAAGCAGAACAACGTGCAGATAACCTAGCTTACCAAACAGCAGTGTCTCAACAAGTAGAAGCTATGTTTGGAACAGCTAAAGAAACACCAACTGAACCAACAACTCCAGCAGTAACACCAACTAAAAATGCAACAACTGTTATTGTTCCACAAGGTGCTAGCTTGACTGAAATCGCTGCTCAATACGGTGTAACTGTAGATGAATTGATTGCTGCTAACAATCTTTTACCTGCTGGATACCAATTGACTATTCCACAAAAATAAGATTGATCCATCTGATCGGCCAACCGGATATCTTATAAAGACCAAAATATGATTATAGACCGCTCACATGCCAACATGTCAGCGGTTTTTGTCCCTTTATTTATAAATAGATGTCATCCAAATGAACAGTTTATACGTATCTAATGTTTGAATACACTGTTTTTTTGGGTTTTATATAGTGTAAGATATATTATGTATTATTTAAATTTTAATTATTTATTCAAAGAAATGGAGTGAACGATAAATGAGCAACTCACAATATGAAAAGGCTACTTTTGCAGGCGGATGTTTCTGGTGCATGGTATCCCCTTTTGAAGAACTACCAGGCATCATCAGTATTCGCTCCGGATATACAGGTGGACATACAGAGAATCCGACGTACAAAGAAGTATGTACCGAAACAACAGGACATGCAGAAGCTGTACAAATCGTATATGATCCAGAAATCTTTCCTTATACTAAATTGCTAGAATTATACTGGCAACAAATAGATCCTACTGATGCAGGTGGACAGTTCTACGATCGTGGTTCTTCTTACCGTACAACGATCTATTATCATACAGATGAGCAACGCGAGTTAGCAGAAATCTCCAAACAAGAAGTAGCTGCTAGCGGACGCTTTGACAAACCGATCGTAACACCGATCGAGCCTGCTCAGACTTTTTATGAAGCAGAAGAATATCATCAAGATTATCACAAAAAAAATACAGGACATTACAAACGCTATCGTAAAGGTTCTGGTCGGGACGCTTTTATCAACGAACACTGGTCTACCAAAATTGATAAAAGTGATCTAAAAAACAAACTATCCGAAATCCAATACCATGTTACTCAAAAAAATGGTACAGAACCTGCTTTCAAAAATGAGTTCTGGGATCATCATGGTGAAGGTATCTATGTCGATATCGTTTCTGGCGAGCCGTTGTTTAGCTCACTCGACAAATATGATTCCGGTTGCGGATGGCCAAGCTTTACCCGTCCAATTCGAGATTATCAAGTGAAAGAAAATATGGATTTGAGCCACTTTATGGTTCGTACTGAAGTACGTAGTCGCGAAGCAGACTCTCATCTAGGTCACTTGTTCGATGATGGCCCGGGTCCAAATGGATTGCGTTATTGCATTAACTCGGCTGCTCTACGCTTTGTTCCTAAAGAAGATCTAGAAGCTGAAGGATACAGCGAGTACAAAGCAATGTTCCAAGAAGCATAATAATACTAGATTCATCCATAAAGGCTCTTACCGCTAAGGTGAGAGCTTTTTATTATGCCCGGCTACCGTTTCGTCTAAGCATAGACGGGTAAATGAACTACATGGAATCCTTCTTATTCATCCTTTTAGGTGGTTGAATAATTAGTGATCGTTGTCTTTTATTCTATTTTATTGATAAGGAGTGTTTATGATGCCGTGGACTAACGGAGATTATCCCCCATCTATGAAAAATTTAGATACTCGTGTACGTCATAAAGCGATTGAGATCGCGAATGCTTTGCTAGATGAAGGTTATGAAGAAGGTCGAGCAATCGCGATTGCGACTGCCAAAGCTGAAGAATGGGATAAAGATCATCCCAAATAATGATCTAATGATAAAAAAACGATTGAACACAATGTTCAATCGTTTTTTCATTAATATCTTTATTTATGGAAATTTTATTACATATAGCGATATAGATATTATTCATCATCGTCATCTTCCCAAGTGTCATCATCTCTGTATGCAATATTGGATTTGGATTTGGATGAAGAAGAACTAGACCCGAATAAAGTAATCCCTTTAGAAGTATGAGTATGATAATGGTTGACTACTTTAGTATTATTCTTTTGATTTTGTAATTGACGTGTACGATAACGTTCTTCTGTTTTTGCTTTTTTTAGTGCTTGTTGTTGCGCTGTTATTTGATCATAAGCTAGTTGTAGTTCTGCAATAATACCTTTTATATTTTGTAATGATGCAAATGCAGATTCGTACTGACCATTCATTGTTAAATCTTCATAATCTTTTATAAATTTTTTAAAAGAATTTTTATAACGTTCACTTGCTCCCATGGGTAGATACCATTTTACTGTTCGATAGTGAAGCTTAAAATCATTTTCTAATCTTAACCTAAGGGGCACAGCATCATCACGGTAATCTATTAAGGTATTGATTGTACTAACCCATTGTTCAATAGATTCAATATAGGCTGTACATTGCTGTTGCAATAGATTTAAATTTTGGGGGGATTCTGAGAAAAGAGCATGCACTTTATCGTGTTGTTTCTGTATAGATTGATACTCCTCATCTAACATTGTGTTCATATTCCACTTGATCGCTTCTTGTTCAGCTTTAGCATAACTATATTTTAATTTATACTCAGCTTGCTTTACTTTTTCAGGAAGCTGTTGTTGTAATTGTTGCCACAATTGCAATTGCTCCTGACTAGCATATAATTCCTGTTCGATATAGATTAATTTAGAATCTAATGGTATAAGATGTTTTTCAGCTTCTATATATTTTTGAATATCTTCATGAAGATACTGTTGAATATGCTCTAAATCTGATTCAATCGTTTGTAAGGCTCTACATGCTTTCTCAAAATTTTTAAATGTATGATTCCAGACTGAAGATTTCAAATCTTGACGCGCTGAAACCCATGTTACAGATAATTCTAATTCAATACTCTTTAATACTTGCAACCGTTCATGTGCTCTTCTATGCTGTTCTCGAACGTTTTCTTGCAGAGCTATTCTATTCTCAATAATAACAATTGATTTCTCAATAGAGTCTTCTAATTGATTCCACAAGGATTGGGCTTGCAATAGATCAGCCTGACGAATAGAAGAATGAAAGGCTTCTAAAGTGTTACTGCTTTTATTTATCCATTGATAGGGATCAATCTCAACAGTTAATAAGCTATGCTTCTCTAGAGAATTATGAATTTCAAGGCGTACTGCTTTTATTTTGTCTTCAAACTCAATAGCATATTGATAATATATTTTTAGTTGTTCATACTGTTTTTGCAATATATTCACTTTTTGCTCTACTTTTTTTAAAAGTTGAAATGATTGAATAGTATCTGAATACTGCCATTGCTTACTTTTGCTGAGTAACTCTTGAATTTCTTTTTGTTGCCTAGACCACTTGGATAAACTTGATCCTATTTCAGTGGTAAAATGGTAAATATGTTGTTCTAGTATCTTAAAGGAATCTTCCCAATGAGTATAATAATCTTGTGTATACTGCTCTGCTTCTAGTAATTCATTTATTTTGAAACGATCTAAATTAATTTGTTCTTGAATCGTTTTATGTTTCTGCAAATATTTTTTTAATTCTTCTATCAGTTCTAATGAATCCCAAAAGAATGATGTCCAAGGTAACTTAATCTCAATTTCAATATCTTTTAACTGATTGAGTGTTTCTTTTAATATACTATATATTAATAAAGCATCTTTTTGAGTAATTCCACTTTTATTTTTTAATATATGATTAGAGTGTTCTAACAGTTCTTCAACTTCCTCCATAAGATTATTATTTTGAACATCAATAATTACTTTAATTTTGTGTATGTAAACAAATTTAGATTGTTTATATAACTTGATTATCCCTGTGAAAATAATAATCAAACCTGGTAAAAAAAATATACTTGCTACAATCCAAAATATAATAATCCATCCGTAGTTTGCTAAAAATCCATTCATTATTCGTACTCCTTGCTACTATGTAATGTATGTAGTTGATAAGTTTTTATCACTATTCTTATCGACAAAAATACTATAAATGTGAAGAATATACAAAAGAGGCACAGACTAATACATCGTCTGTGCCTCTTTTTCATTCATTTATAAAATAGCTTCAATACTTATTCCATATTCAATCAATGTTTATACAGACTGAATCGCTTCTTCAATAGCATCATCGCCAGACACAAGGTCGAAAGAACGACGATACGTACTGGATTGATCTAAAATGGATGCGATCACTGAAGCGACATCTTCGCGTGGGATACTGCCTTTTTCTCCTAAATGTTCAACCAATTTCACTTTCCCTGTACCACTATCGTTCAACAATCCACCCGGACGGATAATTGTATAATCAAGTGAACTGGCTTCTAGCATTTTATCCGCATAATGTTTAGCGACATAATAAGTTTTCATATCGTCTGGCCATTGCGTACGATCTTCTGCATACAATGCGCTCACTAGCACAAAGCGTGAAATGCCTGCTTTCTCAGCAGCTTCCATACTTTTGACTGCTCCATCTAGATCAATCAATAACGTTTTGTCTGCACCTGTGCTACCACCAGAACCTGCTGCAAAAACCACTGCATCTGCTCCTTGAAGTACTTTGGTTAGATCTTCTACTGATCCTTCCAAGTCTGCAAGTACAGCTTGAGCACCTACTTTTTCTAATGCTTCCGCTTGTTCCGGTTTGCGGATAACGGCACTGACTTTATGTTGATTTGCTGCTAATTGAGTAGTTAAGATTTTACCAATCTGTCCATTAGCTCCAATAATTGCGATATTCATTTTAGTGTCCTCCTATAGGCAAAAAAAGATTCGGTCTTTACTATGTATACCCCAATTACATACTATTTATTCTGTCTGTGTTCAAATTGTACTTGAATCTTTAGATTTCTGATTAGAAAAAACAATGGCTATACGTCAAAAAAGCGAGCATTCATCGTCATTAGCTACGAATTCATACTCGCCCAAATATTTTTGATATAAACTTAATTCCAAGAAGCTGGTTTGATCTCGACAGGCTTGATCTCAGCCACATCCATATAGTGTTTGCCCCAGTTATACATCGCATCCAGAATAGGCATTAAAGTTTCGCCCATTTGGGTTAATGAATATTCTACTTTGGGTGGAACGACTGGATAGACTTCACGATGCACAATAAGATCTTCTTCCAGTTCACGTAATTGACTGACTAACATCCGTTGCGTAATGCCGGGGATCAATGCTTTAAGTTCACCGAACCGTTTTGTTCCGCTTTTACCCAGATGCCACAAGATCAACATTTTCCATTTACCACCGATCACAGATAAAGTTAATTCTTTTTCACAATTAAATATACGTTCACGCATGATTAAGATTCCTCCAATTCGGCTAATAACATATGCTAAAGGATTGTTTTTTATACGGATTTACCTTTTTACGTTACCTTTATTATAACTGAAAAAAGGTTAACAGTATACTTTTAGACACTATGTAAATAAAAAGTGCGTACTTACATAAAGAGCACCTTTTACTTTATACTAGCAATACGTCGATGATAGCTGTCCACGCTATGTAGCATGATAGTAATCATCGAACGAGTCATTATACCGAACGAAACATACAACTAGGAGGAATTATATATTATGGAACTTCAATTAGCATTAGACTTGGTTAACATCCCTGATGGGATTGCACTTGTAAAAGAAGTAGAACCTTTTATCGATATCGTAGAAATTGGTACACCAATCGTAATTAACGAAGGTCTTCATGCTGTAAAAGCAATGAAAGATGCTTTCCCTAACTTGAAAGTACTTGCTGACCTTAAAATCATGGATGCTGGTGGTTATGAAGTGATGAAGGCTTCTGAAGCTGGTGCAGATATCGTAACTGTTCTAGGTGCAAGTAATGACCTAACTATCAAAGGTTGCGTAGACGAAGCTAAAAAACAAGGTAGCAAAGTATTGGTAGATATGATCAATGTCAAAGATATCGCAACTCGTGCTAAAGAATTGGACGAGCTAGGCGTAGACTATATCTGTGTACACACAGGTTATGACGGTCAAGCAGCAGGTCAAAATCCGTTTGAAGATTTAGCGACTATCAAAAGTGTAGTTAAAAACTCTAAAACAGCAATCGCTGGCGGTATCAAATTAGAAACATTGCCAGAAGCAATCAAAGCTAACCCTGATCTAATCATCGTTGGTGGCGGAATTACTGGTCAAGACGATAAAGCTGGCGTAGCTTCTCAAATTCGCGACTTGATCACTAAAGGTTAATTCGATGAGTAACCAAGCAGGAATCTCTACACATTTTGATCGTATTATTCAAGAATTAGAACGTACACTTGCAGCAATTCCTGAAGTCGAAGCAGAAGCATTGGTACAACAGATTTTGACAGCACGTCAAATCTTTGTAGCTGGTGCTGGACGTTCCGGTCTAATGGCAAAAGCATTCGCTATGCGCTTGATGCAATTGGGTCTTGATGCTTATGTTGTCGGTGAGACGGTTACTCCGCGTGCTGGAAAAGGTGATTTGTTAATCATCGCTTCCGGTTCTGGAGAAACACAAGGTCTTGTCCTAATGGCTGAAAAAGCGCAAAAAGCGGAAGTGACTATTGCTGCGGTTACCATTTTTCCTGAATCAACAATCGGTCAGAAGTCTGCTCTAACTGTCAAATTGCCGGGTTCTCCTAAAGATCCAGCCGATCATAATCAATATGAGACTGTTCAACCGATGGGTTCATTGTTCGAACAGACTGTATTATTATTTTTCGATGGATTGATGCTTCGCTTAATGGAACATCGTGGCGGAGATTCAGCAGCTATGTTTACTAATCACGCTAATTTAGAGTAAATTAATTTCTAAATAAACAGCATTCAATATCCACAGAAGGATTCCCCTCCTTTTGTGGATTTTTTGTGTGTAATGGGACAAGATGAATGATTTAGGTTACACTATTAAAGTAACATAGTATCGAAAAGTTACGATGATCACATTTTATCCCAAACAGAGGTGACTATATATGTTGAAATTAGGCGTACTGGATCAATCCCATATTAACGAAGGCGAAGATGCCAAAGATGCTTTGGCCAATACATTAAAATTAGCGCAAGAAGCAGACCGATTAGGCTTCTCCAGATTCTGGATGTCAGAACATCATGCTTCTCCAAGTCTGGCTCATTCCAGCCCTGAAGTATTAATCGCTCATGTAGCCGCACTGACATCACGAATTCGTGTCGGTTCAGGCGGTATTATGCTACCTCACTATAGTGCTTACAAAGTAGCAGAAAATTTCCGTCTATTAGAAGCACTTTATCCTAACCGTATCGATCTCGGTGTTGGTCGTGCACCTGGTGGTATGCCACTGGCTACACGCGCACTTCAAGAAGGTAAACTTCCATCGATGCATGCATCTGATCGCTATCCACAACAAATTGTTGATCTTATTGCTTATATGAATGATGCTCTACCTGGGGATCACCGGTTCCCCGGATTGATAGCTGAACCTAGTATCGAGACAGCTCCTGAGTTGTGGTTACTCGGTTCGAGTGGTGGAACTGCTGATCTGGCCGCAATGACAGGCGCTTCGTATGCATTTGCTCAATTTTTCGGGACAGCCGGTGGTGAAGATGCAGTTGCTCATTATAAAGAGAACTTCAAACCTTCACTGATGTCTAACACTCCAAAATCACTTGCAGCGATTACTGTTTCTTGCGCAGACACAGAGGAAGAAGCAGAATACCATATGCGTAGCAATGATCTGTATTTCTTAATGCTACGTCAGAATAATCCAATGCCTTATTTACCATCTGCCAAAACAGCAGCACAATACCCTTATACCGATTCAGAAAAAGCACATATTCAAGATACACGCCGCTTCCGTGTTGTCGGTACACCTGATCAGGTCAAAGAAAAAATGTTACAGTTTGCTAAAGACTATCAGACAGATGAATTACTTGTGGTCTCCGCTATTCATAACACCGAAGCTCGCTTGAAATCATATCGTTTGTTAGCAGAAACTTTTGATCTTCAAGCTTAAATCATTGATGTTCGTCAATTGTACTCTGATATGCTATGTAATTTGACCATAATCTTATCTATTGAAAGTACATTGATAAGTTATTGATAGCTGTCAGACTCCTAATTAAGTATTTATCTGTATAATGGATCTGTATTTGCTAAAAGTAAAAAACAAACCAACAAGGGAGCGACTCATTATCGCTCCCCTTTGATTTGCGTGTCATATGCATATGTGTTGTACCAATGATTGATAAGAGTTGTATCTTTGTTTATATGCTGACTATATCTATTATAGGTGCATCTTTATACCTGAGTTAAACAATGAGCAGGAATATGATCGGACAACCAGACTTCATGCCCTGCAAAATAAAAAGTCACCCCTGCTTCTATCGCGCGCACAGTATCGACTTGTAAAAGGACTAATTTGCCTCTACGCTTACCTGCTAATTCGGCAAAATGTGTACTCGCTGATAAATGCACATACTGGCGATTCATAGACAGAAGCCCTTGCTCTAATATGAGTGGTAATGCTTTCTCATGTGTACCATGATATAAGATTTCAGGCGGTGTACCTTGTTCATATTGCACCTGAGTATGACTATGACCATATCTAGCTTTGATACGATCTTCATTGATTTCAAAGCGTTGTTTGTCAGATTGTACGACTACCTGATGAATATCACCTTCTGTAATCTCGCTCCATCCTTTTTGCTCACGTAACACATGGACTAACTCTTCCAATGTACACGAACCATCACGAGCATCTAACAGGATTCCATATTCTTCAGGCGTATGACGCAAAATCAGACTCATATATTTACTTAATTGTACTTCTTGTTTGGATGTTAACATCGCCAAGCTCCTTTAGTATGAATTTTGAGTAAGTGTATACTCACTTTGAATTTTAAATGTTACTATGTACATACAGAAAATTGTACAAGCATTTTAGAGAAAAATAGTTCATTTCAGAAAATAGGAGATCATGTATGCAACCATCTGTAACAAAAGAACAAGTTTCACCTCAAAATGACCGCTTTCCAGCAGCTCTATTCTGCCTGACTGCTGGTGCTTTTGCTATTGGTATGACTGAATTCGTCATTATGGGACTGCTACCTAATGTAGCTAACGACCTTCATGTCACGATTCCACAAGCAGGGCAATTGATTACAAGTTATGCACTTGGTGTAGCTGTAGGAGCACCTGTCTTAACCGTATTAACCCATCGTATTCCGCAGAAGCAATTACTGTGTTTGTTAATGATTATTTTTATACTGGGTAATGCTCTGGCTGTCATTGCTCCTAACTATGGATTATTAATGGCTTCAAGACTAGTGACTGCTCTAGCACACGGTACTTTTTTGGGAGCAAGCTCACTTATAGCGGCTAGACTGGTACGACCGGAGAAAAGAGCTAGTGCCGTCTCTATGGTTCTTGCCGGGCTTACGATCGCTAATATTATCGGTGTTCCTTTTGGAACATTTATCGGACAATATTTGGGCTGGCGTTCTTCATTCGGTGCGATTACGATTATGGGTATGATCTCACTAATCGGTATCTTTTTCTTAATTCCGAAGATTGAGCAGTCTGGACCTTCGAGTCTTGCCAAAGAATTCCGTAGTCTAATCAATCCACAAGTGCTGCTTATTTTATTCACCGGTGCTTTTGGCTGTGGTAGTATGTTTACTGTCTTTACATACATTACCCCTTTACTCACAGATGTGAGCGGATTTCAAGAACATAGTGTAACATGGATTCTGGTGATGTTCGGTGTAGGTGTAACGTTAGGTAATATTATAGGCGGTAGGTTAGCAGATTGGAAGCTAATGCCTTCTCTAATTGCGACGTTTACTATTCTTGTGATCTTATTGGTTATTCTATCAAGCGTACTTCACAATCAGATTTTAACGTTAGTATTTGTTTTTCTCTGGGGTGCAGCCGCGTTCGGGATTATGCCAGGTATCCAGATTCGTATTATGAATCTGGCTCATGAAGCACCAAGACTTGCAGCGACTTCCAGTCACTCTGCACTGAATTTGGGCAATGCAGGTGGTGCTTTTCTCGGTGGTGTAGTGATTACACATCTTGGATTGCCTTATGTACCGCTGATCGGTGGTGCTGTAGCTGTAGTTGGCATTTTGGGATCGATTCTTAGTTATTATCTTGTTGAAAAAAGAGCTAGCACCAAAACGATATAACAAAAAAAGCCGTCAGGTTGATCTTAATGATCTACCTGACGGCTTTTATTTTATACTTTGATACTTTTATGATTGATTTGTAGTGATTGCGGAGTAGATGTTATTGGTTTAACAGCTACTTTACTTACAGATACAGCTAATGTGGATGTACGTTTGATCGGCAATAAGTGACGTACTTGCCATGTTGTTGTCATCGTCCATGTGATCACTTTACCTGCAATCCATACCGCCAAAACGGTATATATGGTTTCTTTAAGCGGTAAATAGAACAGACAGATTAACAATACAATCGCATCACTTGCAAAAAATACATTACCGATTTTCCAACCGCTCCAATCACTGATCAATTTGGACAACACATCATCGCCTCCGGTCGCCCCACCATATCGTAGAACGATTCCTGCTCCTAGACCGGTTAACAACCCAGATAATACAGCGGCTGCTAGCAGGTTACCGTGCAGGTCCACCACAAACAACGATAATTGCTCAAATAATGAGTAAAATAGTGAAAACGATAGTGCTCCAATCAGTGTAAATAACATAAATCGGCGGCCTTTCAACCACCATGCAAGTAATATCACTGGTATATCCAGCAGTAAAGCTGTCCAAGCCGGTGACCATCCAAATGCATATTTTCCTAATAAGGCTAATCCTACAAATCCGCCTTCTGATAATTGATTCTGAACATTAATGTGATAATAAGCAAACGCTAAAATCAAAGTTCCAAGCAGTATTATGGCAATCTGCCTTAATACTGTTTTATCCATTTGTTTTCTCCTCATACAAGCTCCCTCTATTTCTCGTAAGTTTGATCGATATCGACCGACTCTTACGTGAGGCAAACTTGGAGGACTTTGTCCTTCGCATACATGATTCCCTCTTCCGTTCGAGTTGGTCTATAGTGACTTGTTCTCTACGGAAGAGCTAAGTATAAGAGAGATCATAACGTTTCCAAACCGTCCTTTGGGGAAGTATCCTTCGGGGACCCATGGTATCCTGATCCTTTCGTTAATAGATTCTAAAGCTAAATTAATTATACCACAGGAACAGCAATGCTAAACAGCTTGCTTGTGTAAAATATAAAGAAGTATTGTATAATGTACGTTAAAAATGGTTCCAAGGTGATTTATTAATATTCTCGTTAATAATATTTAACACTTTTCGGAAAGAGGCTAGTTCTTCT contains:
- a CDS encoding Gfo/Idh/MocA family oxidoreductase, which gives rise to MTEHENKHIKRKRIALIGIGDIARKVYLPLLINRVDIEVVGIISHSEQTVRQTMDTFRLTKGSTDIEDIQKWELDAVFVHSPTSTHYDIVMKCLQYGLPVYVDKPLSYNIEEARQMTSTAEQKDLLLAVGFNRRFAPLYMNAYAWLAEAGGFELCEVVKHRTRLQSVPAKETVYDDLIHMLDLLMWLGNDTYTVMAHQLRQQGNGNGPMLHASGMLSLGNGRYGSYTMARSAGIDMERLILHGGGRSAEVMNMDSAYLYEKDMLPQQQQFGSWETIWERRGFMGVIDHFLDRLSTPEQCSIRADLVLESHILADRLTSDL
- a CDS encoding LysM peptidoglycan-binding domain-containing protein, with product MNTTFKKVLLSTALATSLGAVALVAPMGASQVSAAADTSNHQKAKDKAEQRADNLAYQTAVSQQVEAMFGTAKETPTEPTTPAVTPTKNATTVIVPQGASLTEIAAQYGVTVDELIAANNLLPAGYQLTIPQK
- the msrA gene encoding peptide-methionine (S)-S-oxide reductase MsrA — protein: MSNSQYEKATFAGGCFWCMVSPFEELPGIISIRSGYTGGHTENPTYKEVCTETTGHAEAVQIVYDPEIFPYTKLLELYWQQIDPTDAGGQFYDRGSSYRTTIYYHTDEQRELAEISKQEVAASGRFDKPIVTPIEPAQTFYEAEEYHQDYHKKNTGHYKRYRKGSGRDAFINEHWSTKIDKSDLKNKLSEIQYHVTQKNGTEPAFKNEFWDHHGEGIYVDIVSGEPLFSSLDKYDSGCGWPSFTRPIRDYQVKENMDLSHFMVRTEVRSREADSHLGHLFDDGPGPNGLRYCINSAALRFVPKEDLEAEGYSEYKAMFQEA
- a CDS encoding SDR family oxidoreductase; this encodes MNIAIIGANGQIGKILTTQLAANQHKVSAVIRKPEQAEALEKVGAQAVLADLEGSVEDLTKVLQGADAVVFAAGSGGSTGADKTLLIDLDGAVKSMEAAEKAGISRFVLVSALYAEDRTQWPDDMKTYYVAKHYADKMLEASSLDYTIIRPGGLLNDSGTGKVKLVEHLGEKGSIPREDVASVIASILDQSSTYRRSFDLVSGDDAIEEAIQSV
- a CDS encoding winged helix-turn-helix transcriptional regulator, giving the protein MRERIFNCEKELTLSVIGGKWKMLILWHLGKSGTKRFGELKALIPGITQRMLVSQLRELEEDLIVHREVYPVVPPKVEYSLTQMGETLMPILDAMYNWGKHYMDVAEIKPVEIKPASWN
- the hxlA gene encoding 3-hexulose-6-phosphate synthase gives rise to the protein MELQLALDLVNIPDGIALVKEVEPFIDIVEIGTPIVINEGLHAVKAMKDAFPNLKVLADLKIMDAGGYEVMKASEAGADIVTVLGASNDLTIKGCVDEAKKQGSKVLVDMINVKDIATRAKELDELGVDYICVHTGYDGQAAGQNPFEDLATIKSVVKNSKTAIAGGIKLETLPEAIKANPDLIIVGGGITGQDDKAGVASQIRDLITKG
- the hxlB gene encoding 6-phospho-3-hexuloisomerase, which gives rise to MSNQAGISTHFDRIIQELERTLAAIPEVEAEALVQQILTARQIFVAGAGRSGLMAKAFAMRLMQLGLDAYVVGETVTPRAGKGDLLIIASGSGETQGLVLMAEKAQKAEVTIAAVTIFPESTIGQKSALTVKLPGSPKDPADHNQYETVQPMGSLFEQTVLLFFDGLMLRLMEHRGGDSAAMFTNHANLE
- a CDS encoding LLM class flavin-dependent oxidoreductase, with product MLKLGVLDQSHINEGEDAKDALANTLKLAQEADRLGFSRFWMSEHHASPSLAHSSPEVLIAHVAALTSRIRVGSGGIMLPHYSAYKVAENFRLLEALYPNRIDLGVGRAPGGMPLATRALQEGKLPSMHASDRYPQQIVDLIAYMNDALPGDHRFPGLIAEPSIETAPELWLLGSSGGTADLAAMTGASYAFAQFFGTAGGEDAVAHYKENFKPSLMSNTPKSLAAITVSCADTEEEAEYHMRSNDLYFLMLRQNNPMPYLPSAKTAAQYPYTDSEKAHIQDTRRFRVVGTPDQVKEKMLQFAKDYQTDELLVVSAIHNTEARLKSYRLLAETFDLQA
- a CDS encoding RNA 2'-phosphotransferase; amino-acid sequence: MLTSKQEVQLSKYMSLILRHTPEEYGILLDARDGSCTLEELVHVLREQKGWSEITEGDIHQVVVQSDKQRFEINEDRIKARYGHSHTQVQYEQGTPPEILYHGTHEKALPLILEQGLLSMNRQYVHLSASTHFAELAGKRRGKLVLLQVDTVRAIEAGVTFYFAGHEVWLSDHIPAHCLTQV